A single genomic interval of Helicoverpa zea isolate HzStark_Cry1AcR chromosome 19, ilHelZeax1.1, whole genome shotgun sequence harbors:
- the LOC124639847 gene encoding THAP domain-containing protein 1-like isoform X2, with product MPTCCIVECGASKHKNPAGLSLHKFPTKNDLRTKWLEAIGVENINSRHKIWFVCSLHFEANCFNRTLDVLRLRDNSVPTLLLTPKNGPQESLVSHEITNIRKHTGTGTSTDLDPLLLSHENINQTERRKNTQTVPYSETPKNGPQQSLVAHEITNIRKHTGTGTSTELDPLLLSHENINQTERREKTQTVPYGEFVKLTEKVKALKNRCLMQQKKIKRLHEMIRRRNKKIANLGEGRHQQPNLCKIKKRAERKSIYIIYV from the exons ATGCCTACGTGTTGTATCGTGGAGTGTGGTGCAAGTAAGCACAAAAATccagctggattgtctttacacaa GTTTCCtacaaaaaatgatttaagGACAAAATGGTTAGAAGCTATCGGTGTGGAAAATATTAATTCCAGGCATAAAATTTGGTTTGTCTGTTCACTTCACTTTGAAGCGAATTGTTTCAATAGAACACTTGATGTGTTAAGATTACGTGATAACTCTGTTCCCACATTACTTTTG ACACCCAAAAATGGCCCCCAGGAGTCTTTGGTTTCACATGAAATAACCAACATCAGGAAACATACTGGCACTGGCACATCTACTGACCTAGACCCATTGCTATTATCCcatgaaaatataaatcaaaccGAAAGGAGAAAGAACACGCAGACTGTCCCTTATAGTGAG ACACCCAAAAATGGCCCCCAGCAATCGTTGGTTGCACATGAAATAACCAACATCAGAAAACATACTGGCACTGGCACATCTACTGAGCTAGACCCATTGCTATTATCCcatgaaaatataaatcaaaccGAAAGAAGAGAGAAGACACAGACTGTCCCTTATGGAGAG TTTGTGAAATTGACTGAAAAAGTCAAGGCATTGAAAAATAGATGTCTCATGCAgcagaaaaaaattaaacgtcTCCATGAGATGATACGAAGGCGTAACAAAAAGATAGCCAATTTAGGAGAAGGAAGACATCAACAGCCTAATTTATGCAAAATCAAGAAGAGGGCTGAAAGAAaaagtatatatattatatatgtttaa
- the LOC124639847 gene encoding uncharacterized protein LOC124639847 isoform X1 has product MPTCCIVECGASKHKNPAGLSLHKFPTKNDLRTKWLEAIGVENINSRHKIWFVCSLHFEANCFNRTLDVLRLRDNSVPTLLLEYLLFQTPKNGPQESLVSHEITNIRKHTGTGTSTDLDPLLLSHENINQTERRKNTQTVPYSETPKNGPQQSLVAHEITNIRKHTGTGTSTELDPLLLSHENINQTERREKTQTVPYGEFVKLTEKVKALKNRCLMQQKKIKRLHEMIRRRNKKIANLGEGRHQQPNLCKIKKRAERKSIYIIYV; this is encoded by the exons ATGCCTACGTGTTGTATCGTGGAGTGTGGTGCAAGTAAGCACAAAAATccagctggattgtctttacacaa GTTTCCtacaaaaaatgatttaagGACAAAATGGTTAGAAGCTATCGGTGTGGAAAATATTAATTCCAGGCATAAAATTTGGTTTGTCTGTTCACTTCACTTTGAAGCGAATTGTTTCAATAGAACACTTGATGTGTTAAGATTACGTGATAACTCTGTTCCCACATTACTTTTG gaatacctCCTTTTTCAGACACCCAAAAATGGCCCCCAGGAGTCTTTGGTTTCACATGAAATAACCAACATCAGGAAACATACTGGCACTGGCACATCTACTGACCTAGACCCATTGCTATTATCCcatgaaaatataaatcaaaccGAAAGGAGAAAGAACACGCAGACTGTCCCTTATAGTGAG ACACCCAAAAATGGCCCCCAGCAATCGTTGGTTGCACATGAAATAACCAACATCAGAAAACATACTGGCACTGGCACATCTACTGAGCTAGACCCATTGCTATTATCCcatgaaaatataaatcaaaccGAAAGAAGAGAGAAGACACAGACTGTCCCTTATGGAGAG TTTGTGAAATTGACTGAAAAAGTCAAGGCATTGAAAAATAGATGTCTCATGCAgcagaaaaaaattaaacgtcTCCATGAGATGATACGAAGGCGTAACAAAAAGATAGCCAATTTAGGAGAAGGAAGACATCAACAGCCTAATTTATGCAAAATCAAGAAGAGGGCTGAAAGAAaaagtatatatattatatatgtttaa